In one Litoribacterium kuwaitense genomic region, the following are encoded:
- a CDS encoding thioredoxin family protein translates to MVNDKLMHHEDVFIFASTPMCGTCQLAEKMLTVIAEARPETLIGKLNMNYHPDIAQAWEIESVPCLLHIKNQRVEKRMYAFQSVPHILDFMTYPSKPTS, encoded by the coding sequence ATGGTTAATGACAAACTCATGCATCATGAAGATGTATTCATTTTTGCATCCACACCGATGTGCGGGACGTGTCAGTTGGCCGAAAAAATGCTGACAGTGATTGCGGAAGCTCGACCAGAGACATTGATCGGAAAATTAAATATGAATTATCATCCAGATATTGCACAAGCATGGGAGATCGAAAGCGTCCCCTGTCTGTTGCACATAAAAAATCAACGAGTTGAAAAACGAATGTACGCTTTTCAGTCCGTTCCTCATATATTGGATTTTATGA